From Toxorhynchites rutilus septentrionalis strain SRP chromosome 2, ASM2978413v1, whole genome shotgun sequence, a single genomic window includes:
- the LOC129771968 gene encoding uncharacterized protein K02A2.6-like, translating into MNPGAGVPPFDPDDTTNVSSRWKKWKRAFEIFLDVNNVALASRKKAYLLHYAGEGVQDIYDSLVGNEEQEVPVGSDAYKEAVNVLDKHFLPMKCLPQERHIFRNLQQESDEKISKFVLRLREQGKLCEYGDWLDENIKEQIFEKGSSDELRAKILTKPGITLEEIIKEGRSLETIEKVRRQLQQSADINKLTTYKNECFRCGRIGHFANDDCCPAKDKKYEKCGLIGHFRRCCKTKEREAVNDRNKRKHWRVRQVGEEASGGSESICDSDDSGSGIVDPQDDVKYVFAASTDDTQDDKVVCSVGGGGGVKIKWIVDSGAGVNVIDSNTWSYLKKLKINVLSQSKVSTRTLKAYGNINLQVIGEFTANIATKYNNVVAEVFVVKNKGASLLSRDTATQLQILKIDTNVWIVNENNKIGKVAGFEVSLQIDDKVKPVQHTKCHVPIPLQEKVQSEIDHLLEQDIIETAPRDSPWISRLVISPKAGDPVSVWLCVDMRAANKAIVPQHYPLPTFDDIVPHLHNCKWFSKIDLTKAFHHVVLAEECRFITTFATHQGYYRYKRLTFGMNCASEVFQSIIERVLKGIKCVRVFIDDIVVFGPTKQQHDDTLRDVMNRLKEFGLTINHKKCELGRSEVVFMGHILSADGIRPTWNKVDAIRRLREPTTVEEVRSFLGTITYLGRFIPDLSTLTTPLRDLLRKTSKFHWGVQQREAFQKIKDVLMNPKALGYYSPHDQTILIADASPTGLGGVLLQEKDGLKRVICYISKGLSDAEKSYAQNEKEALALVWATERLQIYLRGMEFLLLTYHKPLKVIFGPGHVSCPRIERWAMRLQSFRFKIIHIPGKINIADSLSRLPRFKHCTTYDRFGEASLLAIMESAKPNALTIEEMSKHTVSDPILAEVKEALQTGRWNDAIKKFTPFKDELYCCRELLLRGERLIVPNSLQKRVLRLAHIGHPGIERSNQRLRSKVWWPTMDRDVEKAVRTCLDCQEVGKAAPPEPPEPMAIRELPQKPWEDLHLDILGPLPSGESLLVIIDPYSRYKVIEVMRQTTTSDIIARLRPLFMRLGVPKILLTDNARNFTSKEMEDFCGEFGLTLRHTTPYWPQANGEVERQNRSILKILRIAELNQSDWKKDLEEYNYVYALTPHPATGYSPAEILFGRKFRDWIPQLSQSSQGLNDEVRDNDRRYKFKSKVHYDAVKRTKESNLRIDDRVLMKNLNPANKLTPTFHSEPTRVVHKQGWNFPVVETPAGQRYRRNSSHLKKLQTQECTETDHAEEDDVEETLEWSTPLNQQRESPGSESGKRTPSVPEPDLSSTKMKRQIRKPLRFDDYVLDEIHNTE; encoded by the coding sequence ATGAATCCTGGAGCAGGAGTACCACCGTTTGATCCGGACGACACGACCAACGTTAGTTCGAGGTGGAAAAAGTGGAAGCGagcatttgaaatatttttagaCGTGAATAATGTGGCGCTTGCCTCAAGAAAAAAGGCATATCTCCTGCATTATGCTGGTGAAGGTGTGCAGGACATTTACGACAGTTTGGTGGGAAACGAAGAGCAGGAAGTACCGGTTGGATCAGACGCGTACAAGGAGGCTGTTAATGTGTTGGATAAGCACTTTTTGCCCATGAAGTGCTTGCCTCAGGAACGTCACATATTCCGGAATTTGCAGCAAGAATCTGATGAAAAGATTTCGAAATTCGTACTGCGTTTAAGGGAGCAAGGTAAGCTATGCGAATATGGAGATTGGCTCGATGAGAATataaaagaacaaattttcgaaaaaggaTCATCGGATGAACTTCGTGCAAAAATATTAACGAAACCAGGAATAACGTTGGAGGAGATCATCAAAGAAGGGCGTTCTCTAGAGACGATTGAGAAAGTTAGACGACAGTTGCAGCAATCAGCAGATATTAACAAACTTACAACTTACAAAAACGAGTGTTTCCGTTGTGGACGAATAGGACATTTTGCCAACGATGATTGTTGTCCTGCAAAAGATAAAAAGTATGAGAAGTGTGGTCTGATTGGGCATTTCCGGCGATGCTGTAAGACGAAGGAACGTGAGGCAGTGAATGATCGTAACAAGAGAAAACATTGGCGTGTTCGTCAGGTTGGAGAAGAAGCTTCAGGTGGAAGTGAGAGCATTTGTGATTCGGATGATAGTGGCAGTGGAATTGTAGACCCGCAAGATGATGTTAAATATGTTTTTGCTGCTAGTACGGATGACACGCAAGATGATAAAGTAGTTTGCagtgtgggggggggggggggtgtaaaAATCAAATGGATCGTTGATTCTGGAGCCGGAGTGAATGTGATTGATAGCAACACTTGGTCTTATTTGAAGAAACTCAAAATAAACGTTCTTTCTCAATCCAAAGTCTCCACGCGAACCCTGAAGGCGTACGGAAACATCAACTTGCAAGTCATCGGTGAATTTACGGCTAACATCGCAACCAAGTATAACAATGTGGTTGCTGAAGTATTCGTTGTGAAGAACAAAGGGGCAAGTCTGCTGAGTCGTGATACAGCCACCCAATTGCAGATTCTCAAAATCGATACAAACGTGTGGATTGTGAATGAGAATAACAAAATAGGAAAAGTAGCAGGCTTTGAAGTTTCGCTTCAAATTGACGATAAAGTGAAGCCAGTTCAACATACGAAATGTCATGTTCCAATTCCGTTGCAGGAAAAAGTACAAAGTGAGATAGATCATCTGCTCGAACAGGATATAATCGAAACAGCTCCGAGAGATTCCCCATGGATATCTCGCCTAGTTATTAGTCCAAAGGCTGGTGATCCAGTGAGTGTTTGGTTGTGCGTGGACATGAGAGCCGCTAATAAAGCTATCGTTCCACAGCACTACCCACTTCCTACCTTCGATGACATAGTACCTCATTTGCATAATTGCAAATGGTTTTCTAAAATAGATTTAACCAAGGCCTTCCATCATGTAGTTTTGGCGGAGGAATGCAGATTCATCACTACGTTTGCTACTCACCAGGGATACTATCGTTACAAAAGGTTGACCTTCGGGATGAATTGCGCATCTGAAGTATTTCAAAGTATTATCGAGCGTGTTTTGAAAGGAATAAAGTGCGTTCGAGTGTTCATCGACGATATAGTCGTGTTTGGCCCTACGAAACAACAACATGACGACACTCTGCGTGACGTAATGAATCGTTTGAAGGAGTTTGGACTTACTATCAATCACAAGAAATGCGAGCTAGGAAGATCAGAGGTAGTTTTTATGGGACATATTCTTTCGGCGGACGGAATCAGGCCAACGTGGAACAAGGTGGACGCGATAAGGAGACTTCGAGAACCCACTACTGTCGAGGAAGTGCGAAGCTTTCTGGGTACTATAACATATCTTGGGAGGTTCATACCCGACTTGTCAACGTTAACGACGCCACTTCGTGATCTTCTTCGAAAAACTTCGAAGTTTCATTGGGGAGTCCAGCAAAGGGAAGCgttccaaaaaattaaagaCGTATTGATGAATCCGAAGGCGCTAGGATATTATTCTCCACATGATCAGACGATTTTGATTGCAGACGCCAGTCCCACTGGTTTAGGAGGTGTACTACTGCAGGAGAAAGACGGCTTGAAACGAGTCATCTGCTACATTAGCAAAGGACTTTCGGATGCTGAGAAGTCATACGCGCAAAACGAGAAGGAAGCTTTGGCGTTAGTTTGGGCCACGGAACGATTGCAAATCTATTTGAGAGGGATGGAGTTTTTACTGTTGACATACCATAAGCCACTCAAAGTGATTTTTGGACCAGGGCACGTTTCTTGTCCACGAATCGAAAGGTGGGCCATGCGGCTACAGTCTTTCCGTTTCAAAATAATACATATTCcgggaaaaataaacattgcgGATTCACTATCGCGATTGCCAAGATTCAAGCACTGCACTACTTACGATCGCTTTGGAGAAGCATCACTTTTGGCAATTATGGAGAGTGCGAAACCTAATGCATTGACCATCGAAGAAATGTCGAAGCATACCGTCAGCGACCCAATCCTCGCGGAAGTAAAAGAGGCTCTGCAGACAGGTCGTTGGAATGATGCAATTAAAAAGTTTACTCCTTTTAAAGACGAGTTGTACTGTTGCCGTGAACTGCTACTGAGAGGAGAGCGTTTGATAGTACCAAATAGTTTACAAAAACGGGTGCTTCGCCTGGCCCACATCGGCCATCCAGGAATTGAACGGTCAAATCAACGTTTGCGGTCCAAAGTTTGGTGGCCAACAATGGATAGAGACGTAGAGAAAGCGGTACGTACCTGTTTGGACtgccaagaagttgggaaagcGGCCCCCCCGGAACCCCCGGAACCAATGGCGATTAGAGAACTACCACAAAAGCCATGGGAAGATTTGCATCTGGATATTCTTGGACCTCTGCCTTCAGGAGAATCGCTGTTGGTGATCATCGACCCTTACAGCCGTTATAAAGTCATCGAAGTGATGCGACAAACCACAACATCGGACATTATTGCCAGATTGCGTCCTCTGTTTATGAGACTAGGAGTTCCTAAAATACTGTTGACAGATAATGCAAGGAATTTTACCAGCAAAGAAATGGAAGACTTTTGTGGGGAGTTTGGATTAACGCTGCGTCACACCACGCCATATTGGCCACAAGCCAATGGTGAGGTCGAGCGTCAGAATCGgagcattctcaaaattctaCGGATAGCGGAACTCAACCAATCAGACTGGAAGAAAGACTTGGAAGAATACAACTACGTGTATGCATTGACACCTCATCCGGCGACAGGGTATTCTCCAGCCGAGATTCTATTTGGACGAAAATTCCGCGACTGGATCCCACAACTCTCTCAATCAAGTCAAGGCTTAAATGACGAAGTAAGAGATAATGACAGAAGGTACAAATTCAAGTCCAAAGTGCACTATGATGCGGTGAAAAGAACAAAGGAGTCAAATTTACGTATTGATGATCGTGTGCTTATGAAGAACCTGAACCCTGCCAATAAGTTGACGCCAACTTTTCATTCAGAGCCAACACGTGTGGTACACAAGCAGGGATGGAATTTCCCTGTTGTCGAGACACCTGCAGGGCAGAGATACCGACGTAATTCGTCTCACCTGAAGAAGCTGCAAACTCAGGAATGCACCGAAACTGATCATGCGGAGGAAGACGATGTTGAAGAAACTTTAGAGTGGAGTACACCTTTGAACCAGCAGCGAGAATCGCCTGGATCGGAAAGTGGCAAACGTACACCATCGGTTCCAGAGCCTGATCTGTCCTCAACGAAGATGAAACGGCAGATCAGAAAGCCACTTCGGTTCGACGACTATGTGCTGGATGAGATTCATAATACGGAGTGA
- the LOC129764263 gene encoding uncharacterized protein LOC129764263 yields MDLFTKDEDTVHREALWKTIAHHIEAVPVELRKALEERKFDRLIILGNLDEHAIGSLPLDVGPKIFLGYMVKRIRELTIPFLNADLNSRVGSHRSVDITPNQKTMKKRKHTPTTSAGSSMLGSMESEADFNASVYQNRIAVLVANFLNTKSVPGQVKPGDVQVIVSKNEAEPPVAKVVRVSCKLPCNVALTEARPGVFHPTLSNFFKHYTKSHPKYTPPVMNKDIRTAFTRTKKENVRNQEQQTTVTESSASH; encoded by the exons ATG GACTTATTCACGAAGGATGAGGACACCGTTCACCGGGAGGCGTTGTGGAAAACAATAGCgcatcatattgaagctgtgcCGGTTGAACTAAGGAAAGCCTTGGAGGAAAGAAAATTCGATCGGCTCATAATTCTGGGAAATCTGGATGAGCATGCCATCGGAAGTCTCCCGTTGGATGTAGGTCCGAAGATTTTCCTTGGCTACATGGTAAAACGCATCCGAGAATTAACCATCCCGTTTTTGAATGCGGATTTAAACAGTCGCGTTGGTTCCCATCGTTCGGTGGATATAACACCGAACCAGAAAACCATGAAGAAGCGAAAGCATACGCCCACTACTTCTGCGGGAAGCTCGATGCTCGGCTCGATGGAAAGTGAAGCCGATTTTAACGCTAGCGTGTATCAGAACCGGATTGCAGTTCTCGTCGCAAATTTCTTGAACACAAAATCGGTGCCAGGTCAGGTGAAACCCGGAGATGTTCAAGTAATTGTGTCCAAAAATGAAGCAGAGCCTCCGGTAGCAAAAGTCGTTCGCGTCAGCTGTAAATTGCCGTGCAATGTTGCCTTGACCGAAGCACGACCTGGCGTGTTCCACCCAACACTATCTAATTTCTTCAAACACTACACCAAGTCACATCCAAAGTATACTCCTCCGGTCATGAACAAGGACATCCGGACAGCTTTTACTCGAACCAAGAAGGAAAATGTAAGAAATCAGGAGCAGCAGACAACAGTAACTGAAAGCAGTGCATCTCACTAG
- the LOC129764256 gene encoding dual specificity protein phosphatase Mpk3 isoform X2: MGLRSLRISIPFSDSACSSSTESSDCESTTNYLAEPVNVEPVEIMSGLFLGNASHSEDLKSLKKYNIKYILNVTPDLPNVFERDGHIKYLQIPITDHYSQDLAGHFPNAIKFIDEARSKGVGVLVHCLAGVSRSVTVTLAYIMFARTLSLNDAFSLVRARKPDVSPNFHFMEQLHTFERQLNVNTSQRVKLLPGGGGGGGGGCSSASTPSSSSTSAAFLSSSGLGLKRNLSADQPGSIDRSGPGHGPRTHLGKYSCTCFEVECKCAQAALDLLGPFTSGVSPDSGIEFDRWTPSSNTPK, from the exons ATCATTACGGATATCGATTCCGTTCTCGGACTCAGCCTGCAGTAGCAGCACCGAGTCATCCGACTGTGAAAGCACGACGAACTATCTCGCCGAACCGGTCAATGTCGAACCGGTTGAAATCATGTCCGGCCTCTTCCTCGGAAATGCTTCCCACAGCGAGGATCTCAAATCGCTGAAGAAGTACAACATTAAG TATATTTTGAACGTGACTCCCGATTTGCCAAACGTTTTCGAGCGAGATGGACACATAAAATATCTCCAGATACCGATCACCGATCACTACTCACAGGATCTAGCCGGTCACTTCCCCAACGCAATAAAGTTCATAG ATGAGGCCCGCTCGAAGGGTGTTGGCGTACTGGTACACTGCCTGGCGGGCGTCTCTCGGTCTGTAACGGTGACGTTGGCTTACATTATGTTCGCTCGAACCCTCAGCCTGAATGACGCGTTCTCGCTAGTTCGGGCCCGCAAACCGGACGTCTCGCCCAATTTCCATTTCATGGAGCAGCTGCACACATTCGAGCGCCAGCTAAACGTCAACACAAGCCAACGAGTAAAACTGCTCCCAggaggtggtggtggtggtggtggcggtTGCTCATCAGCCTCGACACCCTCCTCGTCGTCCACCAGTGCAGCATTCCTGTCCTCCAGTGGGCTAGGTCTGAAGCGTAATCTCTCCGCCGATCAGCCAGGCTCGATTGACCGAAGCGGACCGGGTCACGGTCCACGAACACATTTGGGCAAATACAGCTGCACCTGCTTTGAGGTCGAATGCAAGTGTGCTCAGGCCGCGCTCGATCTGCTAGGTCCGTTCACCAGTGGCGTATCGCCCGATTCCGGCATCGAGTTCGACCGATGGACACCTAGCAGCAATACGCCGAAATGA
- the LOC129771967 gene encoding uncharacterized protein K02A2.6-like, with the protein MSNENIQQPSSMSTDTLILQVLRQLQQQQLVTNELLRSQQQSNEQQRVFIQQQENTLRNIQVQVPANPEAILDSLASNVKEFRYDAGNNVTFSSWLSRYEELFANDAARLDDPAKVRLLMRKLGITEHERYCSYILPKTSKDFTFDETVAKLKGLFGAAESLISKRYRCLQIAKSSTEDFITYTCRINKACVEFELGNLSEEQFKVLIFVCGLTSETDAEIRTRLLARIEEKSDITLELLSAECQRLLNLRHDTAMIEDTSSSVNAIKHRFQYKKQPRAWKQTTSPSSSSSSSSSPNENNKKVPPSPCWKCGAMHYVRDCKYKDHKCSRCNQSGHKEGYCDSDKKSPKKRLKRRLRNLTVEAKTVQVSVNNVRGRRRFVPVFLNGVAVRLQFDSASDITVVSSATWKHLGQPPTRPPSVHAKTASGDPLDLQSEFDCSITVNDKTHEGTIYVVAQDLHILGLDLVEKFQLDAIPMNVFCRQVNNFSSSMVERLKAAYP; encoded by the coding sequence ATGTCGAATGAGAACATTCAGCAGCCGTCGTCAATGTCCACTGACACGCTCATCCTCCAAGTGCTGAGACAGCTTCAACAGCAGCAGCTTGTTACGAACGAGCTCCTCCGCAGCCAGCAGCAATCCAACGAACAACAGCGCGTGTTCATCCAGCAACAGGAGAACACCCTCCGGAATATCCAGGTCCAGGTTCCGGCAAATCCCGAGGCGATTCTTGACTCGTTGGCATCGAACGTGAAAGAGTTCCGGTATGACGCCGGGAACAATGTAACTTTTTCGTCATGGTTGTCGCGGTACGAAGAGCTGTTTGCTAACGATGCTGCACGACTTGATGACCCAGCAAAGGTTAGGTTGCTGATGCGAAAACTCGGTATCACAGAACACGAGCGTTACTGTAGTTATATTCTACCGAAAACCTCGAAGGACTTTACCTTCGATGAAACTGTCGCTAAGTTAAAAGGGCTGTTTGGAGCAGCTGAATCGCTGATTAGCAAACGCTATCGCTGCCTCCAGATTGCTAAAAGCTCTACCGAGGATTTCATTACATACACCTGTCGGATCAACAAAGCTTGCGTTGAATTCGAGTTAGGAAACCTTTCAGAGGAACAGTTTAAAGTGCTCATTTTCGTCTGCGGTTTGACGTCGGAAACGGATGCTGAAATCCGGACTCGGTTGCTAGCACGAATTGAGGAGAAGAGTGACATTACACTCGAGCTGCTTTCCGCCGAATGCCAACGCTTGCTGAATTTGCGGCATGACACTGCCATGATTGAGGACACAAGTAGCTCTGTAAATGCCATCAAACATCGGTTCCAATACAAGAAGCAACCCCGAGCGTGGAAACAGACCACCAGTCCgtcgtcatcatcatcgtcatcgtcatcaccCAACGAGAATAACAAAAAAGTACCGCCTAGTCCTTGTTGGAAATGTGGAGCAATGCACTATGTGCGTGACTGTAAATATAAAGACCACAAGTGTTCAAGGTGTAACCAAAGCGGACACAAAGAAGGTTATTGTGACAGTGACAAGAAATCCCCTAAGAAGAGGTTGAAGAGACGATTGAGAAATCTAACTGTGGAAGCGAAAACTGTACAAGTGTCAGTAAACAATGTGCGCGGAAGAAGACGATTCGTTCCAGTTTTTCTCAACGGTGTCGCGGTTCGACTACAGTTCGACTCGGCGTCGGATATTACCGTGGTATCCAGTGCAACCTGGAAACACCTGGGACAGCCACCAACCAGACCACCGTCCGTTCATGCCAAAACAGCATCAGGTGATCCTCTTGACCTACAATCGGAGTTTGACTGCTCGATCACCGTCAACGATAAAACACATGAAGGTACTATCTACGTTGTTGCGCAGGATTTGCACATTCTGGGATTAGATTTGGTAGAGAAGTTCCAGCTAGACGCCATTCCCATGAACGTTTTCTGCCGCCAAGTAAACAACTTCTCTTCGTCCATGGTTGAGCGACTCAAAGCCGCTTACCCATAA
- the LOC129764261 gene encoding uncharacterized protein LOC129764261 produces MLDLLHRVHRVDFMNYAENILQCYGVNSKKSSKTCQTFQLPGLEEIEQTVLNAQVDAENEMLHLGLQAVHPISASISALFPEIRSEIPFETPITNEERNDDEVNTYADADVDLDDEHNYLDLDLDHLDITVASNGDSSMHAEMYVPLDVEDELRLMLGESANNIEMKHLIKENVSIKSSRLYFKMQNSDGKEVFVKKSTVVWLFNNVKDTVSSDRLYRFVRNNDRRVDPILAQSGGTHDEIHIGDWCEFKYRAHGRTRVVYGNVVGFEYIIGRSKNYTLHCAPIKPPSGIVPTGIFVYANWFERCGNVANKIQLTNIVNDGRIDIDLYKTHIQSPTFINNVMTLA; encoded by the exons ATGCTGGACTTATTGCATAGAGTTCATAGAGTAGACTTTATGAACTATGCAGAAAATATACTGCAATGTTATGGAGTCAATTCGAAGAAGAGTTCCAAAACCTGCCAGACATTTCAACTTCCGGGCCTAGAGGAAATCGAACAAACTGTTCTGAATGCCCAAGTTGACGCTGAAAATGAAATGTTGCACCTGGGTCTTCAGGCTGTGCATCCTATCTCAGCCTCGATCTCAGCATTATTTCCTGAAATAAGGTCTgaaattccttttgaaacacCCATCACGAACGAAGAACGGAATGATGATGAAGTCAATACATATGCTGATGCAGATGTTGACTTGGATGATGAGCACAACTATTTGGATCTCGATTTGGATCATTTGGATATAACTGTGGCTTCAAACGGTGATTCCAGCATGCATGCCGAGATGTATGTACCTTTGGATGTTGAAGATGAATTGCGGCTTATGCTAGGAGAAAGCGCTAACAACATTGAAATGAAACATCTCATCAAGGAAAATG TATCAATTAAATCATCACGACTGTACTTCAAAATGCAGAATTCAGATGGAAAAgaagtttttgtgaaaaagtcaaCTGTCGTTTGGTTGTTTAACAATGTTAAGGATACCGTTAGTTCAGATCGCCTATACCGTTTTGTTAGGAATAATGATAGGAGAGTTGATCCTATTTTAGCCCAGTCTGGAGGAACGCATGATGAAATTCATATTGGAGATTGGTGTGAGTTTAAATATAGGGCACATGGAAGAACACGAGTCGTGTATGGTAATGTGGTAGGATTTGAATACATCATCGGTAGATCGAAGAACTACACGCTGCACTGCGCTCCAATAAAACCACCCAGTGGCATTGTGCCAACAGGAATTTTTGTGTATGCTAACTGGTTTGAACGATGTGGCAATGTAGCGAACAAAATTCAACTTACTAACATTGTAAATGATGGTCGGATTGATATAGATTTGTACAAAACACATATCCAATCTCCAACATTTATAAACAATGTTATGACACTAGCTTGA